In one Lolium rigidum isolate FL_2022 chromosome 3, APGP_CSIRO_Lrig_0.1, whole genome shotgun sequence genomic region, the following are encoded:
- the LOC124696851 gene encoding uncharacterized protein LOC124696851: MKGGRMVYHLEDEAGGPRVRRFRFPSDEEGAYPLEDEAGAKSEEEELEPQGSSKSIWTRGIAGLPKVPANDDEKTLIKPNNKDNWSFVGTRGRLPNGVLGVLLKKYWPGLYRLKPPDETCRDKKLALKWEDYEAAHDESFGTCANAVITNFWVFYKVPTEDSTKAGQVLVNAARKMVRQQRYDARIVAISHFYAEQGKRVLKKEIVEKCLTLSKEEFMGIAPKWVDGRDDGWAAFVDLWVGEDAEFMGISYANQEKVHGKPLTKLGAWKMSHKKMKVDKPGEEQYYGKSGTYLQNYATAFKKLHGEDSQPLEEEVDETVVIVSGLGKRHGRHQILDGVIAPTTTLTQVRASSMSSSQLIPPRPRPGGSRQAFDTSLDEAYNRLYESYEEKLEEYVKSVEAHDAYQASHNAAVMAYITTGVQPTMGSPPREKNSSPQEFR, translated from the exons ATGAAGGGAGGGAGGATGGTCTACCACCTAGAGGACGAGGCCGGAGGACCACGAGTGAGGAGGTTTCGCTTTCCCAGCGACGAGGAGGGGGCTTACCCCCTAGAGGACGAGGCCGGGGCCAAGAGC gaggaggaggagctcgagccaCAGGGGAGCTCAAAGTCGATCTGGACTCGGGGAATAGCGGGTCTCCCAAAAGTACCAGCTAATGATGATGAGAAAACCCTCATTAAGCCGAATAACAAAGA CAATTGGTCATTTGTTGGTACACGGGGCCGCCTTCCAAATGGTGTGCTTGGAGTCTTGCTGAAGAAGTATTGGCCGGGGCTCTACAGGTTGAAGCCGCCAGATGAAACATGCCGGGACAAGAAGCTAGCCCTTAAATGGGAGGACTATGAAGCTGCTCATGACGAGAGCTTCGGGACCTGTGCGAATGCTGTGATCACCAATTTTTGG GTCTTTTATAAAGTGCCGACGGAGGATAGTACCAAGGCGGGCCAGGTCTTGGTGAATGCCGCGAGGAAGATGGTACGCCAGCAGCGGTACGATGCGCGCATTGTGGCCATCTCGCACTTCTACGCCGAACAAGGCAAAAGGGTCCTGAAGAAAGAAATTGTTGAAAAATGTCTTACATTGTCGAAGGAGGAGTTCATGGGC ATTGCTCCCAAATGGGTCGATGGACGAGACGATGGATGGGCGGCGTTCGTGGACTTGTGGGTCGGGGAAGATGCAGAGTTCATG GGGATCAGCTACGCCAACCag GAGAAAGTTCATGGGAAGCCGCTTACTAAGTTAGGAGCCTGGAAGATGTCGCATAAGAAGATGAAGGTCGACAAACCTGGAGAGGAGCAATACTATGGTAAGTCTGGCACATACTTGCAAAATTACGCGACGGCGTTCAAAAAACTACATGGGGAGGATTCTCAGCCCCTTGAGGAGGAGGTCGACGAGACGGTGGTGATCGTGTCAGGGCTCGGCAAGCGGCATGGCCGCCATCAGATTCTTGATGGGGTGATCGCGCCTACCACCACACTCACACAAGTTCGAGCTTCTAGCATGAGCAGCAGTCAGTTGATCCCACCTCGTCCACGGCCCGGTGGATCTAGGCAGGCCTTCGAT ACTTCTCTGGACGAGGCATACAATAGGCTCTATGAGAGTTATGAGGAGAAGCTTGAGGAGTACGTGAAGTCGGTTGAAGCCCACGATGCGTACCAGGCCAGCCATAATGCG GCGGTGATGGCGTATATTACTACTGGAGTTCAGCCAACTATGGGATCTCCGCCACGAGAGAAGAATTCCTCGCCTCAGGAATTCCGGTAA